In Nostoc sphaeroides, the genomic window AAAAAGCCCGTTTTATCAGGGTTTTATCTCAATACGGTTCAGTTAAGGATTTTTGGTACTAATTTTAGACCTGTAGAGACGCGAAATTTCGCGTCTTTACCAAGGTTTTTGGGCTTAACTGAACTGTATTGGGTTTTATCTGAAATCTTGTTCAGAAATCAGATATGAGTCCTATATAGGAAATAGGTATTACGAATTAAGCAAAGCGTTACTAATAAATTATTCTAAGAAAGTATGATCGAATCAGAGCTAAACTGGTTAGATTTTACACCTGATAGCAATAAATTTACTTGAGCGTCTTCAGCATTAAAATTCAAAATGAGGCCATTTTTAGTATCGGTTATATTTCCTTGAGAAAACATGTCATCTAACCAAGTGTCAGGGTTAATATCATGCAAACCCCTAAATTCAATCTTATCAATACCAATTTTAAAATCTTGAATAACATCAAAGTCACTTATCAAAAATTTATCGCTAACGTTGAAAACGTTATCGAGACGGAGATTGATACCAATACCAACTAGTAAATCTTGGACTCCACCAAGCTTACCTGCCAACAAGCTATTGTTAAAGTTGAAAACAAATTTGTCATAGCCGTCGCCACCAACTAAAACATCATTCCCAGCACCACCAATCAGAACGTCATCATCCGAACCCCCATTTAGGCTATCATTGCCTTGGCCTCCAATTAGGGTATCATTCCCTTCACCGCCTTCGAGGATATCATCGCCTTTGTTTCCATCCAGTTTGTCATCTCCTAAGCTGCCATAAATTTTGTCTTCACTGTTACTTCCTCTAAGATTATCTTTCCAGATGCTGCCATAAATAACATCTCTACCTAAATTGTTGATTAAAGTATCTCCTAGAAAAGTAATATTACTGGCATTCATTTCTACTATTGTTATGTTGGTGTTATCATGAAAGGTCTTTTGATAACTACCAATGGACTTTATTTTGAGAGAGTCCTCACCATTATCGCCGTCAATATCAGTAGTTTGCGAGCGACTCTTAATAATAACGCTACGACTCCTACTATATTTAAAATCAGCAATATTCTCAGAGGAAATTAACTTACCTTGGACACCGAAATAATCTAATACCTTAGGTTTATAAGGATTTGTGGTATCTAGTACCAAGAAACCAATTTTCCCCTTACCCTGGTTATATTCAGTAGCAGAATTTTCAATTTCTTTAGCTGTTAGTGCTAAGTTGGTGGAGAAATCGAAAGAAAAGGTTTTATTAGCAGCAACTTTAAAACTAGCAACCACTTGCATTTTATTACTGGCAGTTCCTGCGAAAGCACCATCTAATCCAATACCAGTAATGTCACCAAAGAGCGAAGAAAAAGTCGGGTCATTGTTAAAAACAGCTCCAGCTTGAACCGTAGCAATAGCAACGCCACTTTCAACCAACGCCTTTATCTCAGTGGTAGTCAAAGTTCCTGAGGGCTTTTGACTATAGTTTGAGAACAAAGCAGACCCTTGAGCGTTAGCAAAGTTAGGGTTGGGATTAGGAATTGGATCTACAATTGGCTGTAAAAATAGTGTCTGTGGCTGCATAATTTTTCTGTTCCTGTTAAGTACTTTGTCTACAAAGATGTATGAGTGTATGCAACCCTATTTTGTGGAATTGGATATAGCGATCGCAGAATCTCATAATTTCAGCAGTCATGTCAATTATCCAGGGCGATCGCATCTAAATTATTCTTGACCACAAACAAGGTATTGTTAATTTTATCCTCTGTTAATGATGAGTAACCGCTCAATAATCCAAGGTAAATTGCTCAGTGACAAGCCTCAAATAGCGTAAAATCGTTTCTGAACTGCTAGGTCGCCTCGATTTATTGAGCTGATACGATGATGAGCTATACCTATTTAGTAGTCAGGTCAACGTCTCCTACAATCGCAATTAGATCATCACCGCTAGGAACTTGGGCGAAAATTATAGTATCAAGCTCAGTTATCACAGAGCCTGTTTGAAGTCGATAAGTTACAGATGGACTAACTTGCAACTTATCAATACCCTTTTCAAAGCCCAGAATAATAGCATAGTCGTTCTCGCCAGCAGCTGTATAATAAGGGGCTTTCGTATCCCCAAGCACAAATGCATCTTTCACGCCATCGCCAGAAATATCTGTGACCTTACCCTGATTGTCAACCGCACCGCCACCAACTAAGATATCTCTCTCAAATGATGTTCCTGTACCACCGCCAAATCCATTCAGAGTGTCACTACCAGTACCCCCTACGAGAAAGTCTTCAAAGAATCCTTCAGGAGCATCTGGAGATCCGTTAGTACCTCCAATCAGATTATCATTACCATCGCCTCCAAATATTACGTCACTACCCTGATTTCCTCTGAGGGTGTCATTGCCAGCATTCCCAAAAAGCAAGTCATCACCAAGACCTCCATTAAGGCTATCGTTACCGCTACCTCCATTGAGGGTATCATCGCTGCTAGTTCCTTGTAATATTGCCATATTTGCTGTCTCGCAAAGTTGTAAATTTTACTATTATTTGCGCTGCTTAAATATTATTTATATTCTTGGTTCAAGCAGGGCATCTAAATTATTCTTGGCTACAAACAAGTTATTGTTACTTTCACCCTCTGTTGATAATGAGTAACCGCTCAATAATCCGAGGTAAATTGCTCAGTGACAAGCCTCAAATAGCGTAAAATCGTTCCTGAACTGCTAGGTCACCTCGATTTATTGAACGGATACGATGATGAGCTATACCTATTTAGTCGTCAGGTCAACATTTGTTACAATCGCAATTAGCTCATCACCGCCAGGAAGTTGGGCGAAAATTATAGTATCAAGCTCAGTTATCACAGAGCCTGTTTGAAGTTTATAATTCACAGTTGTACTAAGTGCTAACTGATCAATACCCTTCTCAAAGCCCAAAATAAGAGCATAGTCACTGACGCCAGCATCTGTATAATAAGAGCCTTGCGCATCCCCAAGCACAAATAAATCTTTCACGCCATCGCCAGCAATAGTTGTGACCTCACCCTTATTGTCAACCTCACCGCCACCTATTAACTCATCTCTCTCAAATAATCTTGGTCTAAGACCTCTGCCAAATCCGTCCAGAGTGTCGCTACCAGCACCTCCTACGAGAACGTCCTCAAAGAATCCTTTACCAGCAGATGGATCTCCGCTAAAACCTCCAATCAGACGATCATTACCATCGCCTCCAAATATTACATCACTACCGTTACCTCCATTGAGGGTGTCATTGCCAGGATTTCCAAAAAGTAAGTCATTACGAAGACCTCCATTAATGCTATCGTTACCGCTACCCCCATTGAGGGTATCATCGGCGTCAGTTCCTTGTAAAATTGCCATATTTTTTGTCTCCAAAGTTGTGAATTTTACTATTATCTGCGCTGCTTAAATAATTATTTATATTCTTGATTCAAGCAGAGCGATCGCATCTATACTAACTACTCTTGACCACAAACAAGGCATTGTTAATTTCATTCTCTATTTATTACGAGGTATACCTAGCCAATCAGGTCAACATTTGTAAAAATCGCAATTAGGTCAGAACCAGTAGGAAGTTCGGCAAAAACATACGTGTCAAGACCACCGCCATTCGGATTCGGTCGAGTTCCAAATCTAAAATTTAAACCAGGTGAAAGTAGTCTATACTCATCAATACCCTTCTCAAAGCCTTGAATAATAGCAAAGTCCTTATTGCCAGATCCTGTATAAAAAGGGCCATCGGCATCTGCAAGCAAAAATACGTCTTTCACGCCATCGCCAGAAGAATCTGTAATATTGCCGTTTTGGTTAACCGCACCACCACCTACTAACACATCTCTCTCAAATAATTTTGCTGTACCATCACCACCTGATCCTGTACGAGCGCCAAATCCCTTCAGGGTGTCACTACCAGCACCCCCTACGAGAACGTCATCAAAGAATCCTTCAGGAGCATCAGGATTTCCGCTAGGGCCTCCAGTGAGAATATCATTACCACCGCCCCCAAATATTATGTCACTACCCGCACTTCCATCGAGGCTGTCATTGCCAGCATCCCCAAAAAGAAAGTCATCCCCTTCACTTGCTGAGAGATTATCATTTCCAAGTCCCCCATTAAGGATGTCATTGCCGAGACTTCCATTGAGCGAATCATTGCCACTATCCCCATTTAGCAAGTCATCACCAGCACTTCCACTCAGCAGATCATTACCGCTACCCCCATTCAGGGTATCGTCACCAAGGCTGCCAAACAATTTGTCATTCCCATCTCCTCCATTCAATAGGGAACTACCACCGAAACCTGCATTTATATTGTCATTACCGCCTCCCCCAGTCAAAGTATCGTTACCACTAATACCAAGAATCGTGTAACTCCTAGTATTAGTGTTTCCTTCTGGGACACTTAATAGATCGTTGCCCCTAGTTCCTTGTAAAAAACTACTCCCACCTCCAGATGTATTGTTATTACGATTTCTCCCGGTCAATATATCGTTGCTACGATTAAAAAGATTCGCTATTCTATCAGCATTATTGCCTTCTATATTGTTGCTGTCATTTATTTCTACAATTGCCATGTTTTTTACCTCGCAAATTCTTGGTTGAAGTTGCCAATGTGTAGTGCGTAATTATCCCAAGAGGATGTTTTAAAAGTATTTTGCTATGATTTTAGACACGGCACTGACTCACCTTTTTGAAGGGGAAACCGGAATCAAAGTCCCCTTTAAAAAGGGGGATTTAGGAGGAGCTAAAACGTTTTGATACCAACAATAGGGCTTTTAAAACATCCTCAGATTAGCTATTTTGGAGCATTAGGTTCATTGCTAAATTATTGTTTTCCCCAAACCAAAAATATTTGTAAAAACTGCTCTAAAAATAGGCTAAATTAGCACCTCACATGAAACTATCACCTATCGAATTGAAGCCTGCAAATTCTAAGTTGCTTAACAGGTTATTATTTGTTCCTATCCCAATCACATTACTTAAAGATGAATTCAAATCACTGATGACATTACTACGCCCAGAAGTAGAATTTGTTGTACCTAGAAATAAACTGCGATTAGTACCTCTAAATGTATCAGTGCCTAAATTGCTGACGAAAGTACCGTTATTTTGACCTCCTAATAACAAATCGTTCGTGTTATCTCCAGTGTAGGAATTCGTAGCTACCACAGTACTTCTATTGGATCTTGCTCCGGGTACGAAAACTTCTTGACTCCTGTTAATCCTTAAACCTGTAGGGGAAGAAATGCTGGCGTTGATGCTGCCGCCGGCACCGCTCATATTGACGTAGGACAGACCTGTTAAAAAAATACTGCTCATTAGATTTCCTCTTGATCTTGCTAGATATACAATACCGACTTGACCAGAGAGGAGAGGAGCAAGGAGCAGGGAGCATGGGAGAAGATGGTGTAATTCCCTACCAAAAGGGTTTCAGAGCAAATAAATTTATTGATGCTTAATGTTAAATATTTATTTCGAG contains:
- a CDS encoding calcium-binding protein encodes the protein MTTTEIKALVESGVAIATVQAGAVFNNDPTFSSLFGDITGIGLDGAFAGTASNKMQVVASFKVAANKTFSFDFSTNLALTAKEIENSATEYNQGKGKIGFLVLDTTNPYKPKVLDYFGVQGKLISSENIADFKYSRSRSVIIKSRSQTTDIDGDNGEDSLKIKSIGSYQKTFHDNTNITIVEMNASNITFLGDTLINNLGRDVIYGSIWKDNLRGSNSEDKIYGSLGDDKLDGNKGDDILEGGEGNDTLIGGQGNDSLNGGSDDDVLIGGAGNDVLVGGDGYDKFVFNFNNSLLAGKLGGVQDLLVGIGINLRLDNVFNVSDKFLISDFDVIQDFKIGIDKIEFRGLHDINPDTWLDDMFSQGNITDTKNGLILNFNAEDAQVNLLLSGVKSNQFSSDSIILS
- a CDS encoding calcium-binding protein, with amino-acid sequence MAILQGTSSDDTLNGGSGNDSLNGGLGDDLLFGNAGNDTLRGNQGSDVIFGGDGNDNLIGGTNGSPDAPEGFFEDFLVGGTGSDTLNGFGGGTGTSFERDILVGGGAVDNQGKVTDISGDGVKDAFVLGDTKAPYYTAAGENDYAIILGFEKGIDKLQVSPSVTYRLQTGSVITELDTIIFAQVPSGDDLIAIVGDVDLTTK
- a CDS encoding calcium-binding protein, with translation MAILQGTDADDTLNGGSGNDSINGGLRNDLLFGNPGNDTLNGGNGSDVIFGGDGNDRLIGGFSGDPSAGKGFFEDVLVGGAGSDTLDGFGRGLRPRLFERDELIGGGEVDNKGEVTTIAGDGVKDLFVLGDAQGSYYTDAGVSDYALILGFEKGIDQLALSTTVNYKLQTGSVITELDTIIFAQLPGGDELIAIVTNVDLTTK
- a CDS encoding calcium-binding protein, which codes for MAIVEINDSNNIEGNNADRIANLFNRSNDILTGRNRNNNTSGGGSSFLQGTRGNDLLSVPEGNTNTRSYTILGISGNDTLTGGGGNDNINAGFGGSSLLNGGDGNDKLFGSLGDDTLNGGSGNDLLSGSAGDDLLNGDSGNDSLNGSLGNDILNGGLGNDNLSASEGDDFLFGDAGNDSLDGSAGSDIIFGGGGNDILTGGPSGNPDAPEGFFDDVLVGGAGSDTLKGFGARTGSGGDGTAKLFERDVLVGGGAVNQNGNITDSSGDGVKDVFLLADADGPFYTGSGNKDFAIIQGFEKGIDEYRLLSPGLNFRFGTRPNPNGGGLDTYVFAELPTGSDLIAIFTNVDLIG